A section of the Delphinus delphis chromosome 1, mDelDel1.2, whole genome shotgun sequence genome encodes:
- the ADAM30 gene encoding LOW QUALITY PROTEIN: disintegrin and metalloproteinase domain-containing protein 30 (The sequence of the model RefSeq protein was modified relative to this genomic sequence to represent the inferred CDS: inserted 2 bases in 1 codon; deleted 2 bases in 2 codons; substituted 2 bases at 2 genomic stop codons) translates to MRSVRTLLSPGRSLPLLVLPVLLVDSLGKDLIFHPEWGFDSYEITVPKKMSFRGGEQGVAKHVSYLLQVKGKNHVLHLWPKRFLLPRNLQVFSFTEQERLLEDHPYIPSDCNYMGLVEGNQDSKATLSTCMGGLRGILKVNANHYQIEPLRASSSFEHVVYLLKKEEEFPNQICGSTDDETVKQLAEHENRARIHDFSEAYMQRKYLELALVFDNSRYLYLNSKLTQVINDAILLTAIADSYFQDVRTRVQLLAMEVWTDRDKIALNAPVISQVLGQFVQYRSRDLSRRIPAHRAHLYLKKFSDALSQHWGSVCSTLPSGSTSSILDKNILGPASWTTHALGHSVGMIHNYKYCQCKGRHSCIMGTGXTRFSNCSYAEFYSHVSSGLNCLTDIPGLGYVAKRCGNKIVEENGECDCGSREDCKEDPCCQPDCKFKEGAXCSTGRCCHNCQFRPSGYTCRVEENECDLAEYCSGTSAFCPSDAYKQDGIPCEYRARCVRKGCQSRTVQCPNIFGADAMGAPLQCYDAVNVIGDQYGNCGILGVRQYEKCPREKALCGRLQCINVETIPDMQDPTILISTHLHEENLMCWGIGYHLAMVPMGLPDLGVISDGTSCGKEWICFNRNCVNSSVLNFDCLPENCNGRGVCNSNKNCHCMYVWALPFCEEVGYGGSIDSGPPGPLKREVPASLQVVSIMLMRLIFLIISVIVVLFRKIIGSLXIQRERNTTN, encoded by the exons ATGAGGTCAGTGAGGACGCTCCTCTCCCCAGGCCGTTCGCTCCCCTTGCTAGTCCTGCCGGTGCTCCTGGTTGACTCTCTTGGCAAGGATTTAATTTTTCACCCCGAGTGGGGCTTTGACTCCTATGAAATCACCGTCCCCAAGAAGATGAGCTTCCGTGGAGGGGAGCAGGGTGTGGCCAAGCACGTGTCCTACCTCCTGCAGGTAAAAGGCAAGAACCACGTCCTCCACCTGTGGCCCAAGAGGTTTCTGTTGCCCCGGAATCTGCAGGTTTTCTCCTTCACAGAACAGGAGAGGCTCTTGGAGGATCACCCTTATATACCCAGCGACTGCAACTATATGGGCTTGGTTGAAGGAAATCAGGATTCTAAAGCTACTTTAAGTACATGCATG GGGGGTCTCCGAGGCATACTGAAAGTCAATGCCAACCATTACCAAATCGAGCCCCTCAGAGCCTCTTCCAGTTTTGAACATGTCGTATATCTcctaaagaaagaggaggaatttCCCAATCAGATCTGTGGCTCAACTGATGATGAAACAGTAAAGCAGTTGGCCGAGCATGAGAACAGGGCTAGGATACATGACTTTAGTGAGGCATATATGCAGCGAAAGTACTTGGAATTAGCCCTGGTCTTTGATAACAGTAGGTATTTATATTTGAACTCCAAACTTACTCAAGTCATAAATGATGCCATTCTTCTGACTGCAATTGCAGACTCTTACTTTCAAGATGTCCGTACGAGAGTACAACTATTAGCTATGGAAGTATGGACAGACAGAGACAAAATAGCACTTAATGCCCCAGTGATATCACAAGTTTTAGGCCAGTTTGTGCAATACAGATCACGTGACCTGAGTCGTCGGATTCCAGCACATCGGGCACACCTATACCTTAAAAAA tttagTGATGCGCTTTCACAGCACTGGGGAAGTGTATGTAGTACATTGCCTTCCGGATCTACAAGTTCTATTCTAGATAAAAATATCCTTGGACCTGCCAGTTGGACGACTCATGCTCTGGGCCATAGTGTGGGAATGATCCACAATTACAAATACTGCCAATGTAAGGGTAGGCATAGTTGCATCATGGGCACTGGATGAACTCGGTTTAGTAATTGTAGTTATGCCGAATTTTATTCGCATGTAAGTTCAGGATTAAACTGTCTAACGGATATCCCAGGATTAGGTTATGTGGCAAAGAGATGTGGAAACAAAATTGTGGAAGAGAATGGGGAATGTGATTGTGGTTCAAGAGAGGACTGTAAAGAAGACCCATGTTGTCAGCCAGATTGTAAATTCAAAGAAGGTGC CTGTAGCACTGGACGTTGCTGTCATAACTGTCAATTTCGTCCGTCTGGATATACGTGTCGGGTGGAAGAAAATGAATGTGACCTTGCAGAGTACTGCAGTGGGACCTCAGCATTCTGCCCAAGTGACGCATATAAGCAGGATGGAATTCCTTGCGAGTACAGAGCCCGTTGTGTCAGAAAGGGCTGCCAATCCAGAACTGTGCAGTGTCCAAATATTTTTGGAGCTGATGCCATGGGGGCTCCTCTTCAATGCTATGATGCAGTTAATGTAATAGGTGACCAATATGGGAACTGTGGTATTTTAGGAGTTCGTCAGTATGAGAAGTGTCCCAGAGAAAAGGCATTATGTGGCAGGCTACAGTGTATAAATGTCGAAACCATCCCTGATATGCAAGATCCTACTATTCTAATTTCCACTCACCTGCATGAAGAAAATCTCATGTGCTGGGGCATTGGCTATCATCTAGCCATGGTACCTATGGGGTTACCTGACCTGGGTGTGATAAGTGATGGTACCTCCTGTGGTAAGGAGTGGATatgt tttaatagaaattgTGTGAATAGCTCAGTCCTGAATTTTGACTGTTTGCCTGAGAATTGCAACGGCCGAGGCGTTTGCAACAGTAACAAAAACTGCCACTGCATGTATGTCTGGGCCCTTCCATTCTGTGAGGAGGTGGGGTATGGAGGGAGCATTGACAGTGGGCCTCCAGGACCCCTAAAGAGGGAGGTGCCCGCCTCACTTCAGGTCGTGTCCATTATGTTAATGCGCTTGATTTTCTTAATTATCTCAGTGATTGTTGTGCTTTTCAGGAAAATCATAGGAAGCttataaatccaaagagaaagaaacaccaCCAATTAA